In the bacterium SCSIO 12741 genome, GCGGATATCAAAGTTTACTTAGGTGGAACCTTGTTTGAAGCTTTCTTGGTTCGCGATAAGTTGGATGACTACAAGCGTTTGTTGAACGACTTAGACATTCGAGCTTGTGAGGTATCTGATGGTTCCATCTCCATTGCACATGACCTAAAATGTGAGCTTATCCGCGATATGGCTAAGGACTTTCTTACCCTGAGCGAAGTGGGTAGTAAAGAAGAAGGAATTTTCATCAGTCCTGGAAAATGGATTAGTATGATGACCAATGAGCTTGAAGCTGGTTCCTGGAAAGTGATCGCAGAAGCTCGGGAATCGGGTAATGTAGGTATTTACAGGCCCAATGGAACAGCTCATACCGTATTGGTAAACAAGATTTTAGCTCAAGTCAATCAAGATGATATTCTTTGGGAAGCACCGAAAAAACCGCAGCAGGTTTGGTTTATCAAGTTGTTGGGTGCTAACGTAAACTTGGGTAACATTGGTCCGGAAGAGGTTATTCCTTTGGAAACCTTGCGTTTGGGCCTTCGTGGAGATACCTTCTTCACCTACCTTCCGGAAAATATCGTTGAAAAACATCAGGACTAATACAGGATGAAAGTAATTGAAGTAAGTACACTCAAGCAATGGATGGATGATAAGGTGGATTTTCAGCTTATCGATATTCGTGAGCGTTATGAATACGATTGGTGCCACATCGAAGGGTGTGAGCTTATTCCAATGGGAGAAATTCTGAATCAGGTCGATCGAATTAGCCGGGATAAAGAGGTGGTAATGCACTGCAATTCAGGTAAACGTGCCGAAGCCCTGATCGATGTTCTCG is a window encoding:
- a CDS encoding phosphosulfolactate synthase; translated protein: MNFELPFIPERATKPRDKGITMMMDKGLSIREAENFIEKSGHLTDFVKLGFGTSYLTNRLKEKIKLYHEADIKVYLGGTLFEAFLVRDKLDDYKRLLNDLDIRACEVSDGSISIAHDLKCELIRDMAKDFLTLSEVGSKEEGIFISPGKWISMMTNELEAGSWKVIAEARESGNVGIYRPNGTAHTVLVNKILAQVNQDDILWEAPKKPQQVWFIKLLGANVNLGNIGPEEVIPLETLRLGLRGDTFFTYLPENIVEKHQD
- a CDS encoding rhodanese-like domain-containing protein; amino-acid sequence: MKVIEVSTLKQWMDDKVDFQLIDIRERYEYDWCHIEGCELIPMGEILNQVDRISRDKEVVMHCNSGKRAEALIDVLESNFQFNNLINLTGGIEAWVDKYAPEKVAER